A region of Mycobacteriales bacterium DNA encodes the following proteins:
- the tadA gene encoding tRNA adenosine(34) deaminase TadA has product MLRAIDQARLAEVAGDVPVGAVVVDDTGAVIGQGHNARERDGDPTAHAEVLAIREAAKVRGSWRLDGLTLVVTLEPCTMCAGAAVLSRLDRIVYGAVDPKAGAAGSLWDVVRDRRLNHRPEVVGGVMAEDCSQILAAWFLTRR; this is encoded by the coding sequence ATGCTGCGGGCCATCGATCAGGCGCGTCTCGCCGAGGTGGCCGGCGACGTGCCGGTCGGCGCGGTCGTCGTCGACGACACGGGTGCGGTGATCGGGCAGGGCCACAACGCGCGGGAGCGCGACGGCGACCCGACGGCACATGCCGAAGTGCTTGCGATCCGCGAGGCTGCGAAGGTGCGCGGCTCGTGGCGGCTCGACGGCCTGACGCTGGTCGTGACGCTGGAACCCTGCACGATGTGTGCAGGCGCCGCGGTCCTGTCCCGGCTCGATCGCATCGTCTACGGCGCGGTCGATCCCAAGGCGGGCGCGGCGGGCTCGCTGTGGGACGTGGTGCGCGACCGCCGCCTCAACCATCGGCCGGAGGTCGTCGGTGGCGTCATGGCCGAGGACTGCTCGCAGATACTGGCAGCCTGGTTCCTGACGCGGCGCTGA